DNA sequence from the Coffea arabica cultivar ET-39 chromosome 11c, Coffea Arabica ET-39 HiFi, whole genome shotgun sequence genome:
TACGCTCCAGGACTTGGAATGGACCATCTCCCCGTGGAAGTAGCTTACTACGCCTTTTGACTGGGAACCTCTCTTTGCGCATGTGTATCCATACCCAATCGCCAGGCTCAAAGACCATCTTGTGGTGCCCCTTGTTGGCACTTTGGATGTATTGAAGTGTACGCTTCTCGATGTTGGCTCGCACCTTAGTGTGTAACTCACGTACATATGCAGCTTTGTTCTTACCATCCAAGTTAACTCTCTCATGAACAGGTAAAGGAGTTAAATCCAAAGGTGTGAGAGGGTTAAAACCATACACAATTTCAAACGGCGAATAATGTGTAGCAGAATGAACAgtgcgattgtatgcaaattCCACGTGTGGTAAGCaatcttcccaagatttaatgTTCTTTTTTATAATTGCGCGCAACAGGGTAGATAAAGTCCTATTAACCACTTCGGTttgaccatcagtttgtgggtggctagaagtagaaaatagcaatgtAGTACCTAGTTTacaccacaaagttttccaaaaatagctaagGAATTTGGCATCCCTATCAGAAACAATAGTGCGTGGCATGCCATGTAATCTAACTATCTCACGAAAGAATAAATCTGCAACATGCTTAGCATCAtctgttttaagacaaggaataaaatgagccattttgGAGAAGCGGTCAACTACCACATAGATTGAATCATGTCCTTTTCTAGTCCTAGGTAgtccaagcacaaaatccattgACAGATCAACCCATGGTTCATGTGGAATTGGCAAAGGTGTATAGAGACCATAAGGGTGTACCTTTGATTTGGCTTGGTGACAGGTCACACACCTTTCAATGTGCCGTTCTACGTCACTCCTCATGCGTGGCCAGAAGAAATGCTCTTGGAGAATCATTAAGGTCTTGGCaatgccaaagtgtcccattagtccTCCTCCATGAGCTTCTCTCACTAGGAGTGTGCGCATGGAGCTCTTGGGAATGCAAAGCTTGTCCTTGTAGTATAAGAACCCCTGAGAGATGAAATAGTGCTAACGAGAGTGTCGTGGCAAGGAGACaaaaatctcaccaaaatcTGAGTCAGCTGCATAAAGATCTTTAAGGAATTCAAAACCAAGCAATTTAGCATCTAAtgtagtgataagtgcataccTTCGTGAgagtgcatcagccactacattcgtctTACCTGTCTTGTATTTGATCACAAAGGTAAAACTGTCAATGAAGGTAATCCATCTTGCATGTCGCTTACTCAACTTGTCTTGGGACTTGATATGCTTGAGCGACTCCTGATCGGTGTGCAAGACAAACTCACGAGGGCGAAGGTAATGTTGCCATGTTTGTAGGGCTCGCACTAAGGCCATGAGTTCCTTATCATAGGTTGAGTAGTTTAGAGCAGCTCCATTTAACTTCTCGCTAAAGTAGGCAACTGGGCGACCCTCTTGGAGTaaaacagctccaatacctataccagaagcatcacactctacttcaaaagttttgtcaaaattaggtaaactaagaacaggtgcatgtgtgagcttgtgtttaagtaattggaaagacttagcttGTTCCTCTCCCCAATGAAATTGCACATCTTTCTTGACAATTGACGTAAGTGGGGCAGCAATTGTGCTAAAATCCTTGACAAAACGCCTATAGAAGCTTGCCAAGCCATGGAAACTTCTCACCTCACTTACATTGGTAGGCATTGGCCATTCACTAAtagccttgaccttttcttgatcAACATGAATTCCCTGCTCACTAACAACATATCCTAGGAAAACCAATTGATTTGTGCAAAAGgtacacttcttaaggttagcgtagAGGCTTGCCTTGCGAAGTGCATCGAGGACCATTTGTAAATGCACAACATGCTCATCTAGAGTCTTACTATagatcaaaatgtcatcaaagtaaatgACCACAAATTTACCAATGAGAGAGCGTAAAACATGATTCATGAGTCTCATAAAAGTActtggtgcattggttaacccaaaaggcatgaccaaccactcaaaaagtccatgttttgttttaaatgcagttttccattcatctccttctttcatgcgaatttgatggtaaccacttttcaaatcaatcttagtaaaaatgatagcaccatgtaattcatcaagcatgtcatccaAACGAGATATGGGATGGCAGTACTTTACCGTTATGGCATTAATCGCCCTACAATCAGTGCACATTCTCCATCCTCCATCTTTCTTCGGAACAAGTAGAACTGGTACAGCACAAGGGCTTAGACTCTCTTGAATCCAACCCTTACTAAGCAACTCCTCCACTTGTCGTTGTTGCTCCTTGGTTTTCTCAGGATTGGTCCTATATGGTGCCTTGTTTGGAAGGGAAGAGccaggaatgaaatcaatttgatgttcaattcccctTAATGGAGGTAAACCATTAGGTATATTCTCAGGAAAGACGTCTTGATACTCCTGTAAGAGGTTAGTAATAACACTAGGCAAAGAAGCATCAAGAGCATTAGTGAGTAAGGATTCcttgacaaataaaataaataaaacctgatTAGAATGCAAGGCCTTTCTCACATCTTTCACCTTGGCAAGCATGCTGGGTTTTCTCTCCTGTGTGGGCTCGAAGACCGAATGAGAGTGATCCAACTTGCTTGAAGAAGGATCGGCCAACACTAATTTCTTAGCTTTGGCGTTGTCCTTCTTGGTGGTAGCATGCAAGTCAAACTCTTTTTGTAGACTAACTTCATCCTCATGTACTTGTTGAGGTGTAAGAGGTGCAAGTGtaatctttttacaattatgcataaaagagtatttgttcaagaaaccatcaaaagtgactcttttgtcaaattgccaaggacgCCCTAAGAGTATATGTGCAGCTTGCATTGGTACTACATCACACATAACATCATTTTTATACCTACCAATGCGAAAAGTAACCAAAACTTGTTTATGAACACGCACCTCTCCACTGTTGTTTAACCACTGAAGCTTGTAGGGACGGGGGTGCTCACTAGATGGCAAGtttagtttctccaccatcaatgcACTAGCAACATTAGTGCAACTTCCGGGGTCAATCACCAAGCTGCATACCTTGTTGGTCACATGGCACCTAGTGTAAAAGATGTTGTCACGTTGAAGCTCATCTTTACTAGCTTGAGTAGCTAGCGCCCTTCTTGCTACCAATCCAACTTTGTCTTGAGTTGGAACTTCCTCtatttcatcttcctcttcaaccaaGGGAGGCATGTCTTTGTAATCCTCCTCTTCATCATCAGTGACAATGTCTCCATTTGGTAGGACAAGCATGGTCCTTGGGTTTGGACATTGGCTTGCAATATGTCCAACTCCTTGACACCTCCAACATTTGGTGTCACAATTCCTAGGTTTTGAAGTTT
Encoded proteins:
- the LOC140016495 gene encoding uncharacterized protein; translation: MEISMLRADIQENREATMARFLNGLRAEIADQLELQYYVEIEDMVEKAIKIEQRLKRRGTTRNYNSHPQTFTRPFQSRREERGSNAWNPPKPKQDQGSSSRPPVTKTDSKVVSKPTIKTSKPRNCDTKCWRCQGVGHIASQCPNPRTMLVLPNGDIVTDDEEEDYKDMPPLVEEEDEIEEVPTQDKVGLVARRALATQASKDELQRDNIFYTRCHVTNKVCSLVIDPGSCTNVASALMVEKLNLPSSEHPRPYKLQWLNNSGEITLAPLTPQQVHEDEVSLQKEFDLHATTKKDNAKAKKLVLADPSSSKLDHSHSVFEPTQERKPSMLAKVKDVRKALHSNQEYQDVFPENIPNGLPPLRGIEHQIDFIPGSSLPNKAPYRTNPEKTKEQQRQVEELLSKGWIQESLSPCAVPVLLVPKKDGGWRMCTDCIGAVLLQEGRPVAYFSEKLNGAALNYSTYDKELMALVRALQTWQHYLRPREFVLHTDQESLKHIKSQDKLSKRHARWITFIDSFTFVIKYKTGKTNVVADALSRRYALITTLDAKLLGFEFLKDLYAADSDFGEIFVSLPRHSR